In Pungitius pungitius chromosome 2, fPunPun2.1, whole genome shotgun sequence, a single window of DNA contains:
- the atp6v1f gene encoding V-type proton ATPase subunit F, which yields MAGRGKLIAVIGDEDTCTGFLLGGIGELNKNRKPNFLVVEKDTSITEIEETFKSFLARNDIGIILINQFIAEMIRHAIDGHMQSIPAVLEIPSKEHPYDASKDSILRRAKGMFCAEDFR from the exons ATGGCTGGACGCGGGAAACTGATCGCCGTTATCGGTGACGAGGACACGTGCACCGGATTCCTGCTCGGAGGGATCGGTGAGCTCAACAAGAACCGGAAACCCAATTTCCTGGTGGTGGAGAAGGACACGAGCATCACGGAGATAGAGGAGACCTTCAA GAGCTTCTTGGCTCGTAACGACATCGGCATCATCCTCATCAACCAGTTCATCGCTGAGATGATCCGCCACGCCATCGATGGCCACATGCAGTCCATCCCCGCGGTGCTGGAGATCCCTTCCAAGGAGCACCCGTACGACGCCTCCAAGGACTCCATCCTGCGCCGCGCCAAGGGCATGTTCTGTGCCGAGGACTTCCGGTAG
- the LOC119210399 gene encoding ADP-ribosylation factor 4: MGLTISSLFTRLFGKKQMRILMVGLDAAGKTTILYKLKLGEIVTTIPTIGFNVETVEYRNICFTVWDVGGQDKIRPLWRHYFQNTQGLIFVVDSNDRERVAESAEELSKMIQEDELKEAVLLVFANKQDLPNAMGVSELTDKLGLHSLRSRTWHVEATCATQGTGLYEGLDWLSNELSKR, from the exons ATGGGCTTGACTATCTCCTCCTTGTTTACGAGGTTGTTCGGGAAGAAGCAGATGAGGATACTGATGG TCGGTTTGGACGCTGCCGGTAAAACAACGATCTTATACAAGCTGAAGCTCGGAGAGATAGTCACCACCATCCCGACCATCG GGTTCAATGTGGAGACAGTCGAGTACAGAAACATCTGTTTCACAGTTTGGGACGTAGGTGGTCAGGACAAGATCCGTCCTCTATGGAGACACTATTTCCagaacacacag gGTCTGATCTTTGTGGTCGACAGTAACGACAGAGAGCGAGTAGCAGAGTCTGCGGAGGAGCTCTCCAAGATG ATCCAGGAGGATGAGCTGAAGGAGGCGGTCCTTCTGGTTTTTGCCAACAAACAGGATCTTCCAAATGCGATGGGAGTCAGTGAACTCACCGACAAACTGGGTCTGCACAGCCTCCGAAGCAGAACT TGGCATGTGGAGGCCACCTGTGCCACTCAAGGTACAGGTCTGTACGAGGGTCTGGACTGGCTGTCCAACGAGCTGTCGAAGCGTTAG
- the lta4h gene encoding leukotriene A-4 hydrolase: MSAVRDGQEVDPQDNNRILYRFKQPVPMPSYLIAIVVGALENREIGPRSRVWSEKEFVDKAAFEFSETETMLKVAEDLVGPYVWGQYDILVLPPSFPYGGMENPCLTFATPTLLAGDKSLSNVIAHEISHSWTGNLVTNKTWEHFWLNEGHTVYLERMIGRSLVSEQFRQFKAMGGWKDLQDSVNTFGANNVLTNLVPSLQDVDPDEAFSSVPYEKGFALLYHLEELMGGPEVFMGFVRSYIQMFAYGSVTTDEWKNHLFSYFKDQVDVLNKVDWNAWMFTPGMPPVKPQYDTTLADACIALSQRWVKAKDQDLSSFKESDVKMLSSHQLIEFLSLLLQDDPLSLTRVKKMQEVYNLNAIMNSEIRFRWLRLCVRSRWEEAVPTALKMATEQGRMKYTRPLFREVFNYEKYRDEAVRVFVAHRAAMHPVTAALVAKDLQVDASKTSSL; the protein is encoded by the exons ATGAGCGCAGTGCGAGACGGACAGGAAGTCGATCCTCAGGACAATAACCGCATCCTCTACCGGTTCAAACAGCCG GTGCCCATGCCTTCTTACCTGATAGCCATTGTGGTTGGAGCTTTGGAGAACAG GGAGATCGGGCCGAGATCCAGAGTTTGGTCCGAGAAAGAGTTTGTGGATAAAGCAGCATTTGAGTTCTCTGAG ACTGAGACCATGCTGAAGGTTGCTGAGGACCTGGTTGGGCCGTATGTTTGGGGTCAGTACGACATCCTggttcttcctccttctttcccctACGGAGGGATGGAGAACCCCTGCCTGACCTTTGCTACACCCACCCTtctg GCAGGAGACAAGTCTCTGTCCAAT GTGATCGCTCATGAGATCTCACACAGCTGGACCGGGAACCTGGTGACCAACAAGACCTGGGAACACTTCTG GCTGAACGAGGGTCACACGGTCTACCTGGAAAGGATGATTGGCAGGTCTCTGGTCAGCGAGCAGTTCAGACAGTTCAAGGCCATGGGGGGCTGGAAGGACCTGCAGGACTCG GTGAACACCTTTGGAGCCAACAACGTGCTGACCAACCTGGTCCCCAGCCTGCAGGACGTGGACCCAGATGAAGCCTTCTCATCGGTTCCCTACGAGAAGGGCTTTGCTTTGCTCTACcacctggaggagctgatggGGGGGCCAG AGGTGTTCATGGGCTTCGTGAGGTCATACATCCAGATGTTTGCTTACGGCAGCGTGACCACAGACGAGTGGAAGAACCACTTGTTCTCCTACTTCAAAGACCAG GTGGACGTCCTGAACAAGGTAGACTGGAACGCCTGGATGTTTACCCCCGGGATGCCTCCAGTCAAACCTCA GTACGACACGACACTGGCTGACGCTTGCATCGCTCTGAGCCAGAGGTGGGTCAAG gccaaAGACCAGGACCTGAGCAGCTTTAAGGAGTCCGATGTGAAGATGCTATCGTCCCACCAGCTCATCGAGttcttgtccctcctccttcaggaT GATCCTCTTTCTCTGACTCGCGTGAAGAAGATGCAGGAGGTTTACAATCTTAATGCCATCATGAACTCTGAGATCCGCTTCAG GTGGCTCCGGCTGTGTGTGCGGTCCCGGTGGGAGGAGGCGGTTCCCACGGCGCTGAAGATGGCGACGGAGCAGGGCAGGATGAAGTACACCAGGCCGCTCTTCAG AGAGGTATTCAACTACGAGAAGTATCGTGACGAAGCCGTTCGAGTGTTTGTGGCTCACAGAGCAGCGATGCACCCGGTCACCGCCGCACTGGTGGCCAAAGACCTGCAGGTGGACGCCAGTAAGACCAGCAGCCTGTAA
- the lamtor4 gene encoding ragulator complex protein LAMTOR4, translating into MCSICLLAKKQRCCESPAAETVEEEMTTAALTAGLERIPDQLGYLVISEDGVLASAGELENDEQTAAVMMQMVRTASRFKLPGSAEPPFKRMSVTLEDFVYMVTVSGQKVFVVKRQNNQHEPIST; encoded by the exons ATGTGCAGCATTTGCTTACTCGCAAAAAAGCAGAGATGTTGCGAATCTCCAGCTGCTGAaacagtagaagaagaaatg ACGACAGCGGCTCTGACTGCGGGTCTGGAGCGGATCCCGGATCAGCTCGGGTACCTGGTCATCAGTGAGGACGGAGTTCTGGCT TCAGCAGGTGAGCTGGAGAACGATGAACAAACGGCAGCTGTGATGATGCAGATGGTTCGAACAGCAAGTCGATTTAAGTTACCTGGATCAGCTGAGCCGCCCTTCAAACGCATGTCAG TGACTCTGGAGGATTTCGTTTACATGGTGACGGTCTCGGGTCAGAAAGTATTTGTGGTCAAACGTCAGAACAACCAGCACGAACCAATCAGCACTTAG